The Candidatus Nanopelagicales bacterium genome includes the window CACGAAGAGCAGCGAGTCGCCCGGCAGGAAGAACCCGATGAGCAGGCCGCACTCGGCGAAGATGATGCCCAGCACGACCCAGAAGGCGATGTCGCCGAGGGTCGTCAGCAGCGTCTCGGGGTTCAGCCAGTCCGGGCCGAGCGCCACCACCGCGGCGAGGAGGTCCACCCGATGAGGCTATCCGGCCGTGCCCGACGACGCCGATTCGAGGCGGGGCGCCGGTGACCGGGCCGACCGGGGACGCCGAGGGGCCGTCGGCGGTCGTCGGCGTCGGCCCGTGGCAGGGGCAGTGGCCGGACGACCCGCGCTACGACCGCGAGCTGCTCGCCGACGGCGACCGGCGCAACGTCGCCGACCGCTACCGGTACTGGACCGTCGACGCGATCGTCGCGGACCTGGACACCCGCCGGCACCCCTTCCACGTGGCCGTGGAGAACTTCGCCCACGACCTCAACATCGGCTCCGTGGTGCGGACCGCGAACGCCTTCCTGGCCGCCGAAGTGCACATCGTCGGCCGGCGTCGGTGGAACCGGCGCGGGGCGATGGTGACCGACCGCTACCAGCACCTGCGCCACCACGACTCCGTGGCCGACCTGGCGGCATGGGCGTCCGGCGCCGGGCTGCCCGTGCTCGGCGTCGACAACCTGCCCGGTGCGGTGCCGCTGGAGACGTATGACCTCCCCGCGGCCTGCGTGCTGCTGCTGGGTCAGGAGGGCCCGGGGCTGTCCGAGGAGGCCCGGGAGGCGTGCGCGGACGT containing:
- a CDS encoding RNA methyltransferase, with protein sequence MTGPTGDAEGPSAVVGVGPWQGQWPDDPRYDRELLADGDRRNVADRYRYWTVDAIVADLDTRRHPFHVAVENFAHDLNIGSVVRTANAFLAAEVHIVGRRRWNRRGAMVTDRYQHLRHHDSVADLAAWASGAGLPVLGVDNLPGAVPLETYDLPAACVLLLGQEGPGLSEEAREACADVLSIAQYGSTRSINAGAAAAIAMHAWVRRHLFDQPVG